The following coding sequences lie in one Longimicrobium sp. genomic window:
- the recN gene encoding DNA repair protein RecN, translating to MLSELRIRNFALIDRLTVHLGPGLNVLTGETGAGKSIIVGALSLLLGERASADLVRAGEDRASVEGVFEVGGRAELLRLLDERGIEADDGLLVLKREVAAEGRSRAWVNGSPTTAGVLGELGRHLVDLHGQHEHQTLLKRDEQRAILDAYAGHADLLARVAAAHETAAALERQVADLDARRREALQRADFLRFQADEIEGASLRPGEEEEMEDEARRLAHSEELTALSASLYDALSGGGRALVGTLGSLNRTLDRLVAIDPSQAELRELYDTAYYALQELAERVERYGSTIEHDPARLEEIRRRQDLLFRLKAKYGATLAEVVETGRAARAELDLLDSAEFDLAALQKRAADAAAELHRLAAELTGRRAAAAERLAAEVDRVLPELGMAGGAFEVARLPLPQPGARGAEEVEFRVSLNRGFEPRPLSFVASGGEMSRLMLALKTILARQDAVPTLVFDEVDAGIGGRVALQVGEKMREVAGSHQVFAITHLPQIASRATTHLRVLKREQGGTTTTEVERLEDEERVREIARMLGGDPESAVSLEHARELLERGVAVG from the coding sequence ATGCTTTCCGAGCTGCGGATCCGCAACTTCGCGCTGATCGACCGCCTCACCGTGCACCTCGGCCCCGGGCTCAACGTGCTCACGGGCGAGACGGGCGCGGGGAAGTCGATCATCGTGGGCGCCCTGTCGCTCCTGCTCGGCGAGCGCGCCTCGGCCGACCTGGTGCGCGCCGGCGAGGACCGCGCCTCGGTGGAAGGCGTCTTCGAGGTGGGCGGCCGGGCCGAGCTGCTGCGGCTGCTGGACGAGCGCGGGATCGAGGCCGACGACGGGCTCCTGGTGCTCAAGCGCGAAGTCGCCGCCGAGGGCCGCAGCCGCGCCTGGGTGAACGGCAGCCCCACCACCGCCGGCGTGCTGGGCGAGCTGGGGCGGCACCTGGTGGACCTGCACGGCCAGCACGAGCACCAGACGCTGCTGAAGCGCGACGAGCAGCGCGCCATCCTCGACGCCTACGCCGGCCACGCCGACCTGCTGGCCCGGGTCGCCGCCGCGCACGAGACGGCCGCCGCCCTCGAGCGCCAGGTGGCCGACCTCGACGCGCGCCGCCGCGAGGCCCTGCAGCGCGCCGACTTCCTCCGCTTCCAGGCCGACGAGATCGAGGGCGCCTCCCTGCGCCCCGGCGAGGAAGAGGAGATGGAGGACGAGGCCCGCCGCCTGGCGCACTCCGAGGAGCTCACCGCCCTCTCCGCCTCGCTGTACGACGCCCTCTCCGGCGGCGGCCGCGCCCTGGTCGGCACCCTCGGCTCGCTCAACCGCACGCTGGACCGGCTCGTGGCGATCGACCCCTCGCAGGCCGAGCTGCGCGAGCTGTACGACACCGCCTACTACGCCCTCCAGGAGCTGGCCGAGCGGGTGGAGCGCTACGGCAGCACCATCGAGCACGACCCCGCGCGGCTGGAGGAGATCCGCCGCCGCCAGGACCTCCTCTTCCGCCTCAAGGCCAAGTACGGCGCCACCCTGGCCGAAGTGGTCGAGACCGGCCGCGCCGCCCGCGCCGAGCTGGACCTGCTCGACTCCGCCGAGTTCGACCTGGCCGCCCTGCAGAAGCGCGCCGCGGACGCCGCCGCCGAGCTGCACCGCCTGGCCGCCGAGCTCACCGGGCGGCGCGCGGCGGCCGCCGAGCGTCTCGCCGCCGAGGTCGACCGCGTCCTCCCCGAGCTGGGGATGGCGGGCGGCGCGTTCGAAGTCGCCCGCCTCCCGCTCCCGCAGCCGGGCGCGCGCGGCGCCGAGGAAGTCGAGTTCCGCGTCTCGCTCAACCGCGGCTTCGAGCCGCGCCCGCTCTCCTTCGTGGCGAGCGGCGGCGAGATGTCGCGGCTGATGCTGGCGCTCAAGACCATACTGGCGCGCCAGGACGCCGTCCCCACCCTGGTGTTCGACGAGGTCGACGCCGGCATCGGCGGGCGGGTGGCGCTGCAGGTGGGAGAGAAGATGCGCGAGGTGGCCGGCAGCCACCAGGTGTTCGCCATCACCCACCTGCCGCAGATCGCCTCGCGCGCCACCACCCACCTGCGGGTGCTCAAGCGGGAGCAGGGCGGCACCACGACGACGGAAGTGGAGCGGCTGGAAGACGAGGAGCGCGTCCGCGAGATCGCCCGCATGCTGGGCGGCGACCCCGAGAGCGCCGTCTCGCTGGAGCACGCCCGCGAGCTGCTGGAGCGCGGCGTCGCGGTGGGGTGA